From Bacillus sp. FSL K6-3431, the proteins below share one genomic window:
- a CDS encoding (S)-benzoin forming benzil reductase codes for MRYFIITGTSRGIGESLVKQLLNDEDNHVICISRKKNNNLNGVGSIKTVNASYFSFDLNNLGDIDQLFQKIFKIVNEEIIESIYLINNAGILAPIGPIDENSSEDVIRNLNVNLIAPILFTSNFIKYTNNINIDKRILNISSGSVKYLLPSQSSYSTAKAGVDSFSKSVHLEQKDKPFPVKVVSVYPGVVDTQLQSEIRSTSKEKFPYVELFNQLHVEGKLQPPLKTAEKLIELLYSEDYGNHTIVEELITNIN; via the coding sequence ATGAGATATTTTATTATAACAGGAACGTCGAGAGGTATTGGAGAATCGTTGGTAAAGCAATTGTTAAATGATGAGGATAACCATGTTATTTGTATTTCAAGGAAAAAGAATAACAATTTGAATGGCGTAGGAAGTATCAAAACTGTTAATGCCAGTTACTTTTCTTTTGATCTCAATAATTTAGGAGATATAGATCAACTTTTTCAAAAAATATTTAAAATAGTTAATGAAGAAATTATTGAATCTATTTATTTAATCAACAATGCAGGTATACTTGCACCGATTGGTCCCATCGATGAAAATAGTAGTGAAGATGTTATAAGAAATTTAAATGTGAATTTAATTGCTCCGATATTGTTTACATCAAATTTTATTAAGTACACGAATAATATTAATATAGACAAAAGAATATTAAATATCTCATCTGGTTCGGTTAAATATTTGCTTCCTTCCCAAAGTTCTTACAGTACTGCAAAGGCAGGTGTAGATTCCTTTTCGAAAAGTGTACATTTAGAACAAAAAGATAAACCCTTCCCTGTAAAGGTTGTTTCAGTTTATCCAGGTGTAGTAGATACGCAATTACAATCTGAAATACGGTCAACAAGTAAAGAAAAATTTCCATATGTTGAACTATTTAATCAGCTACATGTGGAAGGGAAATTACAGCCCCCTCTAAAGACAGCGGAAAAATTAATTGAATTATTATATAGTGAAGATTACGGAAATCATACAATAGTTGAGGAATTAATTACAAATATCAACTAA
- a CDS encoding HesB/IscA family protein, producing MSTIITLTEAAALQIKDMIKQNGEEGAYFRFSINGGGCSGLSYGMSLEQEKNDTDQYFEQHGIPVIIDEESAPILVDTVIDYKQSLMGGGFTIDNPNALVSCGCGSSFRTAKVEGSPEKC from the coding sequence ATGAGTACAATCATTACGCTGACAGAAGCAGCAGCTTTGCAAATCAAAGATATGATAAAGCAAAATGGAGAAGAAGGTGCCTATTTCCGCTTTTCTATCAACGGTGGCGGTTGTAGTGGATTATCCTATGGCATGAGCTTGGAGCAAGAGAAGAACGATACGGATCAATACTTTGAGCAACATGGTATTCCCGTAATCATCGACGAAGAAAGTGCTCCAATCCTAGTTGATACTGTTATCGATTATAAACAGTCATTAATGGGCGGTGGTTTTACGATCGATAATCCTAATGCCCTTGTTTCCTGTGGATGCGGTTCTTCCTTCCGTACTGCAAAAGTAGAAGGTTCACCAGAAAAGTGTTAG
- a CDS encoding NAD(P)/FAD-dependent oxidoreductase has product MKKLVLLGGGYGNMRVLRELLPHNLPDDVSITLVDRVPYHCLKTEYYALAAGTVSDQEVRVTFPNDPKLDMKYGEISEIDLENKLIHFTNEDQIEFDQLIVGLGCEDKFHNVPGADVYSHSIQTIGKARDTYQTLNNLPARSVVSIVGGGLSGIELASELRESRPDLTIKLFDRGKTILSSFPERISRYVQNWFNANGVEVINEANITKVENGLIYNHDEAVSTDVVVWTAGIQPNKLIRDLDVEKDRQGRVVLTQHHNIPGYEHVYIVGDCASLPYAPSAQLAEGQAEQIVQMMQKRWSGKELPETLPTIKLKGVLGSLGKKQGFGLMNDRAITGRIARILKSGVLWMYKYHKG; this is encoded by the coding sequence ATGAAAAAATTAGTTTTACTTGGTGGAGGATATGGTAATATGCGTGTGCTACGTGAATTATTACCACATAACTTGCCTGATGATGTATCAATAACACTAGTCGATCGAGTTCCATATCATTGCTTAAAAACAGAATATTATGCCCTCGCTGCTGGAACTGTTTCAGACCAGGAAGTGCGCGTTACTTTCCCAAACGACCCTAAATTGGATATGAAATATGGAGAAATCTCTGAGATAGATTTGGAAAATAAATTAATCCATTTCACAAATGAAGACCAAATCGAATTTGATCAATTAATCGTCGGTCTTGGCTGTGAGGATAAATTTCATAATGTGCCCGGTGCCGATGTATATTCCCATAGTATTCAAACAATCGGAAAAGCTCGTGATACATATCAAACACTAAATAACTTGCCAGCTAGATCCGTAGTAAGTATTGTTGGTGGTGGTCTTAGCGGAATTGAACTTGCAAGTGAACTACGAGAAAGCAGGCCAGACTTAACAATTAAATTATTTGATCGCGGTAAAACTATTTTATCTTCTTTTCCCGAAAGAATTAGTAGATACGTGCAAAATTGGTTTAATGCAAACGGTGTCGAGGTAATTAATGAGGCGAATATTACAAAGGTTGAAAACGGACTCATTTATAATCATGATGAAGCAGTTTCAACTGACGTAGTCGTTTGGACTGCTGGGATCCAACCAAATAAATTAATTAGAGATTTGGATGTCGAAAAAGATCGTCAAGGAAGAGTTGTCTTAACACAACATCACAATATTCCCGGTTATGAGCACGTATATATTGTAGGCGATTGCGCCAGCCTACCATATGCGCCAAGTGCACAATTAGCTGAGGGACAAGCTGAACAAATTGTACAAATGATGCAAAAGCGTTGGAGTGGCAAGGAACTGCCTGAAACACTTCCAACGATCAAGCTAAAAGGCGTTCTCGGTTCGCTGGGAAAAAAACAAGGGTTTGGATTAATGAATGATCGGGCTATCACCGGCCGTATCGCACGAATTCTTAAATCTGGTGTCCTTTGGATGTATAAATACCATAAGGGGTGA
- a CDS encoding YuzB family protein translates to MNPIIEFCLSNLASGGFEALQVLEQDPDLDIVEYGCLDHCGLCGEALYALVNGDVVTGDTPEGLVKAIYQYIEDNPMF, encoded by the coding sequence ATGAATCCGATCATTGAATTTTGCTTAAGTAACCTGGCAAGTGGGGGATTTGAAGCGTTGCAGGTGCTAGAACAAGATCCGGATCTAGATATTGTGGAATATGGATGCTTGGACCATTGCGGATTATGCGGGGAAGCTTTATATGCACTTGTTAACGGTGATGTGGTAACTGGTGATACACCAGAGGGACTAGTCAAAGCCATTTATCAATATATCGAAGATAATCCAATGTTTTAA